From Mytilus edulis chromosome 8, xbMytEdul2.2, whole genome shotgun sequence, one genomic window encodes:
- the LOC139485496 gene encoding uncharacterized protein, with product MGMQVTRRLRSFPKEEYYRQNDLCMLPTFIDMTGFENDDSVITEELLFLVLSGKVKEKESLNDIATYGRLHGITKMKEEYRSWKRFPNRRINRIIIVCSLNPDSAMPTALFKSVVNVANELDITFYGVMTHADICREKYGNRLQEREKLFREYLGLPENRLASVINYCPAVDPDRSYEDTLLPALDVPVLKLLRQILTPEPNDSVMHFDDNVKAVISTIKIPLIISILAMLFYTILYK from the exons ATGGGTATGCAAGTTACAAGACGTCTGAGAAg CTTCCCTAAAGAAGAATACTATAGACAGAATGACTTGTGTATGTTACCTACATTTATAGATATGACTGGATTTGAAAATGATGATTCAGTAATAACCGAAGAACTCTTATTCCTTGTCTTATCTGGAAAAGTGAAAGAAAAAGAGTCACTAAATGACATTGCGACATATGGTAGATTGCATGGAATAACTAAAATGAAAGAAGAGTACAGGTCCTGGAAGAGATTCCCTAACAGACGAATTAATAGAATCATCATTGTGTGTTCGTTAAATCCAGATTCTGCCATGCCTACTGCACTGTTTAAATCAGTAGTTAATGTTGCCAATGAATTGG atATAACCTTTTATGGTGTAATGACCCATGCTGATATATGTAGAGAAAAGTATGGTAACAGATTACAAGAAAGAGAGAAACTGTTTAGAGAATACCTTGGCTTACCTGAAAACAGATTAGCAAGTGTAATTAATTACTGTCCAGCTGTGGATCCTGATCGGTCATATGAGGATACTTTATTACCAGCTCTTGATGTACCTGTGCTGAAACTTTTGAGACAG ATATTGACACCGGAACCAAATGATTCAGTTATGCATTTTGATGATAATGTGAAGGCAGTTATCTCGACCATCAAGATTCCCCTCATTATTTCAATCTTGGCTatgttattttatacaattttatacAAGTAA